Part of the Desulfatiglans anilini DSM 4660 genome is shown below.
CTGGGCCTTCGGATAACTTAGGAGAATGGGCGAATGCGTGGCGATGATGAACTGCGTCGCCGGCCGGGCGAGGGCCCGATGGAGGATGAAGATGAATTGGAGCTGGTTGCGGGGCGAAAGCGCCGCCTCCGGCTCATCGAGCAGATAGAGGCCCGGGAGGCGGCAGCGGTGTTCGAAGAACGAAAGAAACGCCTCCCCATGCGATTGCTGGTGCAGCGAACGTCCGCCGTAATAGTCCAGAAGATTTCTGTCCGTGAGGCTCATATCGTCGATAAAGGCTGCAAAGTTGAAGAAGCTTTCGGCCCTGAAGAAAAACCCCTTCACGATCCCCCCCCATTCCCACGTCCCCTCCATGCTGAGAAAGTGATGCAGCGATTTGCTGAAGGGGTTCCGGTGTGCGGTGTGTGATTTTTCGCCTCCCCAGACCGTCAGGCCGTAGCTGCGCGCAACGGCTTCGAGCAGAGTCGATTTGCCGCTTCCGTTGTCCCCGACGAAGAACACCGCGCGATCCCGCAGATCGAGGCGATCGGTGCCGCTCAAGGCCGGAACATTGAATGGATAGGATTCCCTTCTGGGGAACCGGCGGTGCAGAATGGTGATGGTGTCCACGTACACGCGGTGCCTGCTTTCTCCGTATCCCATTCGGGTTGGGCGAAAAGATCGCCTTCAGGGAAGATAGTCTTCCCTCACCGGTGAAAAGACCTCCACAACGACGGCATCCGTAAGGACCTCGGCCTCATGGGGGACATCCTTGTGGATGCACCAGCTGTCACCCGGCCCGGCCTCGAAGGAATCATTCCCCGCCCTCAGGACGATCCGGCCGCTGACCACGTATCCGGTCTGCTCGTAAGGATGGTGGTGCAGGGGGAGTTTCTTTCCGCCTTCGACCTTGAATTCGCAAAGGATCGTCAATTCACCGTACACCAATGTTTTCATCCGGATGCCGTCGGTCAGCGTCCGATACCCGTCCTCGCTTCTGTGAACCATCAAGGCGGTTTCCCTCCTTATTTGAAGATGTTCATAAGGATGTCGATGACCTTCAAGTCCGGTGGCGGGAATGGAAGCGCCCCCAGTTCCTGAACGGTCACCCACCTGATCGCCTGTCCCTGGCGTGCTATGGGCCTTCCTTCCTCTCGGGTGCACAGGAAGAAATGGAGCGTGACGCTTTTGGAGGCATAGGCGTGATCGATGGTTGCAAGAGGACGCCCCAACCTTACACGAATGCCGAGCTCCTCCATCATCTCGCGCCTCAGGCAGGCCTCCGGAGTTTCCCCGTCCTCCTGCTTCCCTCCCGGGAATTCCCACAGCCCCTCCAGGTGGGTGCCTTCGGGCCGGCGGGTGATGAGGATCTTCCCCCGCTCCGAGAGGATCCCGGCAGACACATCGTAATGGGGCTTGCGTCCATTCATCGGGAACGTGTCAAGAGTCCGGTGAAGCATCCAGGTTTCCAAGCCGCAGGCGGAGGAAGGCCTCGGAGGCTTCCTGGTGCTGAGGGATTCGTTGGAGGACTTGCCGGTAGGCCTCCATGGCCCCCTTCGCATCCTGATGCTTCTCGCGCAATCGTGCAAGGTTCAGCCAGAGTTCGGGGTTTTCTGGATCGAGTTCGAGAATACCCTCCAGGGTGCTCATGGCTCGATCCTCTCTTCCGAGCTCGAGGTAGGCCACCAGCAGATATTGGCGCAGGGCCTTTTCCTTTGGGTTGGCCTCAACAGCCGGTTCGAAAGTCTTGACGATGCCCTGATAATCCTTCCGGTCGTGCAGGTTTTCGAAGAGGTACGTATAAGCGGCCATATGGTCGGGCTGGAGGCGTATCAGGCTTCGAGCGGCATTCACGGCCTGCGTGACGTTCTCCATACGGCGGTGAAGGTCGAAGAGGATGGTCAGGGCCGAAACATCTTCGGGACGGCGTTCAGCATAGGCGGTCAGATGGTTGGCAGCTTCTTCGAGCCGTCCGTTCTGGTACTCGAGCGCCCCCAGGTTGAAGAGCACCGTATCATTTTGGGGATCGTTCGCTGCAATACGGCGGTAAATTTCCGCCAGTGCCTGTTCGTCCTCCAACTTTTCAAGGACCTGGGCCATCAGCAGCAGCCCTTCCTGATCCATCGGGCCGGCAGCCAGCACCTCTTCCAGCCAGCGCCGCGCCTCCTTCCATTGCCCCTGTTCGATCAGATGAAGGCTGAGTTTGAGGCGGCCATCCCGATCCGCCGCATTCAGCTGCAGCGCCTTCTTCAGATAATCAAAGGATGCTTCCTCCAGCCCGAGCTGCTCATGGAGATAGGCGAGGTTGTAATAGAGATTCGGGTCATCGGGTTGGTGGCGGGCGATTTGCAGATAATGGTGGACGGCCGCCTGGTGCCGCCCGGCCTCGGCATGGATGAGGGCCAACCTCGAATGGATCGGCAGTGCTTCCTCCTCCGGTATCAGTCCAAGGAGGGTTTCATAACAGCGGACGGCCTCTTCCGTCCGTCCGCCGTCGTCCAGTTCCTCAGCGAGTTCCCGAAGCGTTGAGATATCTTCCGGATCCCGTTTGGTGACCTCTTTGAGGATCCGGATCACCGCCTCCGAATCACCGGCGGCGGCATAGAGGTCGCGGATTTCTTTGAGAACGGCCGGATCGCGAGTCTCCTTATGCAAGAGTTCCATCGTTTCACCGGCCTTCCGCCATTGGGCCATGCCCTTGTAGGTTTCGGCGAGAAGCTGCAAAAGCTTCCTTTCGTTCGGGTGGAAACCCAGGGCCTTTTGGAGGATGGATGCCCGCTCTTCGAGCGAAATGGTCCGCACGGCCTTGTCGGCCCAGTCCTCGAGGAAGGGTCTGATGTTCAGGTTGATAGAACCGATCGTGTCATTGCGGTACTTGACGGAGACCCCGATACGATAATGGTCGAAAATATCTCGATCGGGCAGCAGGGAGGCCAGAGGCATCTCTTCGAAGCGCAAAGCATTGATGTCGAAATCAGGGCTGACCAGGCGGAGATCATGGTTGAAAGGGATGTTGGTTGCGATTTCCAAGATCTTCACCCGGTCTCCGGGATGCAGGAAGAGGGTCTCGCCAGCGGCGACCCGCCTCTGCTCCTGATCGACCTGCACCACGAGGGCATGGAATTCGGCGCCGCGTTCGAAAAAACTGTGCCAGAAATACAAGCCTGCACCGCCGCCCCCCAAGACGAGCAAGAACATTATCCAGAAAAGGGGCCGGGCAAGGAGAGGTTTCTTTTTCCGTGTCTTGACCAAAGGGCCGCTCTCATTTCGACTGGACCTGCGCTCCTTTGGTTTTTCCTCTTGCCCGGCCTTCCCAGAGGAGCAGAACCGGGCTGGCGACGAAGATGGAAGAATAGGTTCCCACCCCGATCCCCACCAGGAGCGCAAAGGCGAAGTCATGGATGACACCGCCGCCCAGGATGAACAGCGCGACGACCACGACCAGGGTGGTGGAAGAGGTCAGAATGGTGCGGCTAAGGGTTTCATTGATGCTGGTGTTGATGGTTTCGCCTAAAGGCCGGCGCTTGAAACGGCGCAGATTCTCTCGGATACGGTCGAAGACGATGATCGTATCGTTCAGCGAGTAGCCGGCGATGGTCAGGATGGCGGCGATGATGGCCAGGGAGATCTCCCGATCCGTCAAGGCGAATGCCCCTATCGTGATGGCGACGTCGTGGATCAGGGCGATGATCGCTCCAAGCGCATATTTCAAGTTCATGAACCAGCACATGCCAAGACTGACGAGCAGGGCCAGGATGATCAGCCAGGTGACGCTCACCCCGAAGATCGATGCGACATAGACGATGAAGATCAAGGTGACGGCCATGACCCCGCTCATCAACCACTTCAGCTCGAATCGGCCGGAAATGTAAATGGCGATGATGAGGATCGTGTAGAAGAGGGCAAACAGGGCCTTCTGCCGGAGGTCTTCCCCGACCTTCGGCCCGACCATCTCCACACGGCGGATGTCGGCAGGCGTTCCGAATTGGGCCTCCAGGGCGGATTGGACCTTTTCGCTCAAGCCGCTCAAGTCCAGATCCATTTTGCGCACACGGATGAGATATTCCAGTTCGGCCTCCTCGCCGAACTCCTGTACTACGCTGTCCTGCAACCCCAAGGATTCCAAGGCGGTCTTGATCTCCGCCGGCGTCCGTTTCTGATCGAGTTTGACCTGGATGAGGAGGCCGCCCGAGAAGTCGACGCCGTAGTTGGGGCCGCCCCGCCAGACCAGGAGGGCGATTGTGGCAGCGATCATGAACAAAGAAAACACGTACGCGATTTTACGCCTTCCAATGAAATCGATGTGGGTTCCCGGCTTGATGAATTCCATTCAATGACTCCCGCAATGATTTAGATGCTGAGCTTTTTCATGCGCTTCTGGACGTAGAGCAGATCGAAGATGATCCGGGTCACGAAGATCGCGGTAAAGAGACTGGCAACGATGCCGATGCTCAGGGTGACGGCGAACCCGCGCACGGGTCCGGTCCCGAACTGAAACAGGATCAGTGCGCCGATGAGGGTGGTAACCTGGGCGTCGAGGATCGTCACCAGAGCCTTTCCGTAGCCGGCCTCGATGGCGGCGCGGGGCGTCTTCCCCAGGCGCGATTCTTCCCGGATACGTTCGAAGATCAGCACGTTGGCATCCACCGACATGCCGATGGTCAGGATGATCCCGGCGATGCCCGGCAGCGTGAGGGTAGCGCCGAAAAAGGAGAGCCCCGCCATGATGAAGATCATGTTCAAGACAAGGGCAAGATCGGCGATCAGGCCGGAGAGATTGTAGTAAACGGCCATGAACAGGATGACGATCAGTCCGCCGATCAGCATGGATTTGATCCCTTTCTGGATGGAATCCATTCCCAGAGAAGGTCCTACGGTCCTTTCCTCGAGGATCTTCACGGGTGCGGGCAGGGCGCCGGCCCGCAAAACGATGGCGAGGTCCTTCGCCTCATCCATGGTGAATCGGCCGGTAATCTGGGCTTTGCCGCCGGCGATCTTGTCCTGGATGACCGGGGCGGAATAGACGTTGTTGTCCAGGACGATGGCCAGCCGCTTCTTGATGTTTTCTCCGGTGATCTGCTCGAAGAGCCTGGCGCCGCGGGTATCGAAAGACAGGGAAACGTAAGGTTCGTTGTACTGGCTGTCAATGGCGACACGGGCATCCGTGATGTACTCTCCGGTCAGGGCCGCCCTTTTCTTGAGCAGGTATGGAATTCGGCGCCGGTCCGGCGAAACCGTGGCAGGAGGGCTCTCATAGAGGATCTCGCTCCCGGGCGGGATGTTCCCCTCGAGGGCTTCATCCAGACTGTGGTCTTCGTCCACCAGTTTGAATTCGAGAAGCGCGGTCTTGCCGATCAATTCGATCGCCCGTTTGGGATCGCTGACACCGGGCAGCTGCACCAAGATCCGGTGGTCTTCCTGGGGGCGGATTTCGGGTTCTGTGACGCCGAACTGATCGATCCGGTTCCGGATGGTCTCCAGGGCCTGATCGACCGCCATCTCCTTGATGCGCTTGCGGGCGTTTGTGTGGAGGATCAACAGCATGACGGGATGGCCGTCTTCTTCTCCGCCTGCCTTGATATCGAAATCGGAATAGATCATCCCGACGGTGTCCCTGAAGGTTTGGACGTCTTCTGCGCGCATCATCACGACCTTTATCCCCTCGAGACCGGTTCGTTCGATCGCCTGATAACGGAGCTTCTCCTTCCGCAGATCGCCCTTCAACTCTTCGACAGTCCGCTCCAGGTGGCTTTCCACGGCTTTATCCACTTCCACTTCCAGGACCAGATGGATGCCCCCCTGTAAATCGAGACCCAGGCGGATGCGATCATCGGGGAGGACCCGCGACCACCAGTCCGGGAGGGTGCTCGTGAGAGAAGGGGTCAGATAGATCAAGGCCGCCAACAGGACGAGCCCAGCCAATGCGCTACGCCAACTCAAGCTTTTTGACACGGTTTACTCCTGGTCGTTCGAGAAATGCGATGTCGCCCGGCAGCCGGAAAGGCTGCGTCGGCGGATCCTAGGCCGACTCTCTGCCGATGATTCCGGCAACGGATCCTCTAGATATCTTGACCCGCACCTTGGGGGCGATTTCGATCGTGACGGCGTCGTCTGCCAGGCCGGTGACGACACCATGCAATCCGCCCGCACTCACCACGCGGTCGCCTCTCTTGATGGATGCGAGAAGCTGCTTGTGCTGCTTCGCCTTTTTCTGCTGAGGACGAATCAACAGAAAATAGAAGATTACGAACATCAGGATCAAGGGGATAAAGGCGCCGAAGCCTCCTCCCTGTCCGCCGCCTGTGCCGTCCGTCCCCATTGCATAGGCCAAAAAATCCATTAGGCATCCTCCTTTTGGTTGATCTCCTGAGATTGATAAAACCACTTTCTGAACGAGAGCATTTGCTCCGCCTCGATCGCTTTTCTGATCTCCCGCATGAGATC
Proteins encoded:
- a CDS encoding AAA family ATPase, whose protein sequence is MYVDTITILHRRFPRRESYPFNVPALSGTDRLDLRDRAVFFVGDNGSGKSTLLEAVARSYGLTVWGGEKSHTAHRNPFSKSLHHFLSMEGTWEWGGIVKGFFFRAESFFNFAAFIDDMSLTDRNLLDYYGGRSLHQQSHGEAFLSFFEHRCRLPGLYLLDEPEAALSPRNQLQFIFILHRALARPATQFIIATHSPILLSYPKAQILSCDHAPIKEIAYQQTKSYRFYKDFLQDPTAFLKDFE
- a CDS encoding cupin domain-containing protein; its protein translation is MVHRSEDGYRTLTDGIRMKTLVYGELTILCEFKVEGGKKLPLHHHPYEQTGYVVSGRIVLRAGNDSFEAGPGDSWCIHKDVPHEAEVLTDAVVVEVFSPVREDYLP
- the mutT gene encoding 8-oxo-dGTP diphosphatase MutT; amino-acid sequence: MLHRTLDTFPMNGRKPHYDVSAGILSERGKILITRRPEGTHLEGLWEFPGGKQEDGETPEACLRREMMEELGIRVRLGRPLATIDHAYASKSVTLHFFLCTREEGRPIARQGQAIRWVTVQELGALPFPPPDLKVIDILMNIFK
- a CDS encoding tetratricopeptide repeat protein codes for the protein MLVLGGGGAGLYFWHSFFERGAEFHALVVQVDQEQRRVAAGETLFLHPGDRVKILEIATNIPFNHDLRLVSPDFDINALRFEEMPLASLLPDRDIFDHYRIGVSVKYRNDTIGSINLNIRPFLEDWADKAVRTISLEERASILQKALGFHPNERKLLQLLAETYKGMAQWRKAGETMELLHKETRDPAVLKEIRDLYAAAGDSEAVIRILKEVTKRDPEDISTLRELAEELDDGGRTEEAVRCYETLLGLIPEEEALPIHSRLALIHAEAGRHQAAVHHYLQIARHQPDDPNLYYNLAYLHEQLGLEEASFDYLKKALQLNAADRDGRLKLSLHLIEQGQWKEARRWLEEVLAAGPMDQEGLLLMAQVLEKLEDEQALAEIYRRIAANDPQNDTVLFNLGALEYQNGRLEEAANHLTAYAERRPEDVSALTILFDLHRRMENVTQAVNAARSLIRLQPDHMAAYTYLFENLHDRKDYQGIVKTFEPAVEANPKEKALRQYLLVAYLELGREDRAMSTLEGILELDPENPELWLNLARLREKHQDAKGAMEAYRQVLQRIPQHQEASEAFLRLRLGNLDASPDS
- the secF gene encoding protein translocase subunit SecF, whose amino-acid sequence is MEFIKPGTHIDFIGRRKIAYVFSLFMIAATIALLVWRGGPNYGVDFSGGLLIQVKLDQKRTPAEIKTALESLGLQDSVVQEFGEEAELEYLIRVRKMDLDLSGLSEKVQSALEAQFGTPADIRRVEMVGPKVGEDLRQKALFALFYTILIIAIYISGRFELKWLMSGVMAVTLIFIVYVASIFGVSVTWLIILALLVSLGMCWFMNLKYALGAIIALIHDVAITIGAFALTDREISLAIIAAILTIAGYSLNDTIIVFDRIRENLRRFKRRPLGETINTSINETLSRTILTSSTTLVVVVALFILGGGVIHDFAFALLVGIGVGTYSSIFVASPVLLLWEGRARGKTKGAQVQSK
- the secD gene encoding protein translocase subunit SecD; the encoded protein is MSKSLSWRSALAGLVLLAALIYLTPSLTSTLPDWWSRVLPDDRIRLGLDLQGGIHLVLEVEVDKAVESHLERTVEELKGDLRKEKLRYQAIERTGLEGIKVVMMRAEDVQTFRDTVGMIYSDFDIKAGGEEDGHPVMLLILHTNARKRIKEMAVDQALETIRNRIDQFGVTEPEIRPQEDHRILVQLPGVSDPKRAIELIGKTALLEFKLVDEDHSLDEALEGNIPPGSEILYESPPATVSPDRRRIPYLLKKRAALTGEYITDARVAIDSQYNEPYVSLSFDTRGARLFEQITGENIKKRLAIVLDNNVYSAPVIQDKIAGGKAQITGRFTMDEAKDLAIVLRAGALPAPVKILEERTVGPSLGMDSIQKGIKSMLIGGLIVILFMAVYYNLSGLIADLALVLNMIFIMAGLSFFGATLTLPGIAGIILTIGMSVDANVLIFERIREESRLGKTPRAAIEAGYGKALVTILDAQVTTLIGALILFQFGTGPVRGFAVTLSIGIVASLFTAIFVTRIIFDLLYVQKRMKKLSI
- the yajC gene encoding preprotein translocase subunit YajC encodes the protein MDFLAYAMGTDGTGGGQGGGFGAFIPLILMFVIFYFLLIRPQQKKAKQHKQLLASIKRGDRVVSAGGLHGVVTGLADDAVTIEIAPKVRVKISRGSVAGIIGRESA